CTGAAAACTGTATACTGGTCACTGAATGGAAGACACCCTCAAACTCTCTGAACTCCTGCAATACACCAGCCTGATGGTCCAGCGCACCTTTTCGGGTTTTGTGTGGGTGCAGGCCGAGATTGCCTCGATGTCGGACCGCAGGCACCTGTATCTGGAACTCATCGAGATGGATGGGGCAGAGGAGGTGGCGAAGTGCCGCGCTTCCCTGTGGGCCAGAGACCGCTACCGGGTGGAGAACAAATTCAAGGCCGTGACAGGGCAGGCCCTTCAGGCCGGTCTGGAAGTGATGTTGAAGGCGAATGTGGAGTTTCACCCCAGATACGGCTTCAGCCTGAACATTCTGGACATTGCCCCGGCTTTCACGGTGGGGCAGTTGCAGATCAAGCTGGACCGCATCCGGGACAGACTTCAGAAACTTGGCGTCTGGGATCTGCAATCGCGCCTGTTGTTCCCGGAGGTGCTTTCCAAAGTTCTGGTGGTGACCCCTGAAGATGCAGCAAGCCTGGGAGACTTCCAGGAACGCATTGAAGTGCTGGGTGAGCATGGCGTGTGTGAATTCCGCTACATGACAGCCACCTTTCAGGGAAAGCAGGCGGTGCCTTCTTTGCTCAGGGTGCTGATTGAAGCCCAGCAGATGCGCTCAGAGTGGGACTGGCAGGTGCTGGTGCTGCTCAGGGGAGGGGGGTCGGTCACGGACCTGCACTGGCTCAGCGATGAGACCCTCACCCGCACCATCTGCGAATACCCCATGCCTGTGGTCACCGGAATCGGGCACACCCGTGACCAGACCCTGCTTGATGAAGTATCGGCCCTGAGCCTGGGCACCCCATCCAAGGTGGCCCAGTGGGTGCTCGATCAGGCCCTCAGGGCACCCTTAGAAGCGCTGGAGCATTACCACACCATCCTCAGGTGTGCAAAAGAACGGCTGGGACAGTACACCCTGGCTCTGGACAGCATGCACCGCAGATTGACCACTGAAGCCAGAGAAGTCCTGCAGGAGCGCAAACACCTGCTGGAACAGCAGATGCTGCAGGTGATCCACGCCGATCCCCAGAGCACCCTGCAAAGGGGATATGCCCTGGCCTTCTCAGGAAAAGAGCGCATTCCCAGCCGGGACCAGGCCCTGCAACACAACACGTTCACC
Above is a genomic segment from Deinococcus cellulosilyticus NBRC 106333 = KACC 11606 containing:
- the xseA gene encoding exodeoxyribonuclease VII large subunit produces the protein MEDTLKLSELLQYTSLMVQRTFSGFVWVQAEIASMSDRRHLYLELIEMDGAEEVAKCRASLWARDRYRVENKFKAVTGQALQAGLEVMLKANVEFHPRYGFSLNILDIAPAFTVGQLQIKLDRIRDRLQKLGVWDLQSRLLFPEVLSKVLVVTPEDAASLGDFQERIEVLGEHGVCEFRYMTATFQGKQAVPSLLRVLIEAQQMRSEWDWQVLVLLRGGGSVTDLHWLSDETLTRTICEYPMPVVTGIGHTRDQTLLDEVSALSLGTPSKVAQWVLDQALRAPLEALEHYHTILRCAKERLGQYTLALDSMHRRLTTEAREVLQERKHLLEQQMLQVIHADPQSTLQRGYALAFSGKERIPSRDQALQHNTFTLRFQDGDLEVKHEL